In Gambusia affinis linkage group LG08, SWU_Gaff_1.0, whole genome shotgun sequence, a single window of DNA contains:
- the pgpep1l gene encoding pyroglutamyl-peptidase 1 isoform X2: MSDREIVVVTGFGPFRQFLVNPSWITAQGLKLAGMGQRIDVYIKELPVSYSSTQRIIAELWQTLKPKFAVHLGIARGSSLVILEQTGGPEKLDSVVNMRAISKHFKQAGIDVIHSRDAGRYLCDFAYYCSLYHGERRAAFIHIPSSGSLSSAERLVPLLQEIIVMMLDQLEEAKYHSET; the protein is encoded by the exons ATGAGCGACAGAGAAATTGTTGTTGTTACAG GGTTTGGACCGTTCAGACAGTTCTTGGTGAACCCCAGCTGGATAACAGCCCAG GGATTAAAGTTGGCCGGGATGGGACAGCGCATCGATGTTTATATCAAGGAACTGCCAGTTAGCTACAGTTCAACCCAGAGGATTATTGCTGAGCTTTGGCAGACCCTTAAACCAaag TTTGCTGTTCACCTGGGCATAGCCAGAGGTTCCAGTCTTGTCATTTTGGAGCAAACTG GCGGCCCAGAGAAACTGGACTCCGTTGTTAATATGAGGGCCATCTCCAAGCACTTTAAGCAAGCAGGGATAGATGTGATTCATTCTAGAGATGCTGGCAG atacTTGTGTGATTTTGCTTATTACTGCTCACTGTATCATGGTGAGAGGAGAGCAGCTTTCATCCATATACCCTCATCTGGCAGCTTATCCTCGGCTGAGAGACTGGTACCTCTTCTGCAGGAAATAATTGTCATGATGCTTGATCAGCTGGAAGAAGCCAAATATCACTCGGAAACATAG
- the synm gene encoding synemin, whose translation MLPFKRTFDSEKQQLQELNSRLAQYLSRTKQLEQENAHLIAEINKLKRGSGTAEWEQRYKADMKDLRRKVGQISFEKSQAEMEREKLWRELQTVRSLCSEQTEACRDISGELKGCEQELQQAHKINSDLQQRLLQLESEYKRLEDAHRHETAELRHQVESRVVPIITQTYHGPPVVSVEEVQEYARGLSEGWIETIEMYQKNVEEMEQSIKADQARLCDLQKEKMMYASELGKLRTEAEKQAQVQMRLEEELLHMQDKFRVDLSEHQIIIEQLEHERNILAEAMEEKMREHQHLLQVKMDLGMEVAAYRTLLESERVGMQGVHRRMTQHQRERIIDIKVPAQHYSPRTSTLTSRRHTDMRYASPTNLRRPPVTSSGSISPSRVIPISVAGRARHQSPASRRDMISFNKARAAASVPTTSTEIGQDKNKISKPTQKMVAEEKTMRFKQVPYESKDSFSPETKSVRVVSPPAKSIAQTVTESKRQVSNEKEKGYAQDEFKDKEKAEPIIEKKILDSVSVEEIIEKVIKPAGLEAKACSSRDSKVRYHVEKSEQEDGTTKTQIVLESKFKEEIDVSEDSALEEFLSQGVKKVSLEDIEDTATGNMIKNLLSNLQGGEDMENKSVNVEIIEEPIESFSDEELEAEIKRKSSSYEPSRYFQIEEMENITHDSEEEKSDDNATIASKRGTNQPSGGSVHVQEFSRENKSPNFSREQEFHEYFVSTPDENLSEPEDGGGIMSYGHYGIVDDLSDERYYQDESLPQRKVIVEESEEYQYKSSNHSFSKESFPECIIEEEVRVSPIVQESMLEFLREDSLEPKEQLKGALETLQSSVSGPLREELAFLTRVSNESPENVAIKKVEQSSDNGTMTIVAELNVSQTLEDSGLLEEGDDISEEQIMKALRSSNMDLEEAFQGGAGSGYSIRVFKDEAVAYAEGFEGIGSIEESASKIIEKHIKLGPSEESFTFQMEGQGDHAEESSEQSQLFKNPEKISTEKRVATVYLERPLED comes from the exons ATGCTTCCTTTCAAGAGAACTTTTGACAGCGAAAAACAGCAACTGCAAGAGCTGAACAGCAGACTTGCTCAGTATCTATCCAGGACCAAGCAGCTGGAGCAAGAAAACGCGCATCTTATAGCTGAAATTAACAAACTGAAGCGCGGCAGCGGGACGGCGGAATGGGAACAGAGGTACAAAGCAGATATGAAGGATCTGAGGAGAAAGGTGGGGCAGATCTCCTTCGAGAAGTCCCAGGCGGAGATGGAGAGGGAGAAGCTATGGCGAGAGTTGCAGACGGTCCGGTCTCTGTGCAGCGAGCAGACCGAGGCGTGCAGGGACATCAGCGGCGAGCTGAAGGGCTGCgagcaggagctgcagcaggcGCACAAAATTAACAGCGACCTGCAGCAGCGGCTCCTTCAACTGGAAAGCGAGTACAAGCGCTTAGAGGACGCGCACAGGCATGAGACGGCCGAGCTCCGGCATCAGGTGGAGTCTCGGGTAGTGCCCATCATCACGCAAACTTATCACGGGCCCCCGGTGGTTTCCGTGGAGGAGGTGCAAGAGTACGCCCGCGGGCTGTCCGAGGGATGGATAGAGACGATTGAAATGTACCAAAAGAACGTGGAGGAGATGGAGCAGTCAATCAAAGCGGACCAGGCGAGGCTGTGCGACCTACAGAAGGAGAAGATGATGTACGCATCCGAGCTGGGCAAACTGCGCACGGAGGCGGAAAAACAGGCCCAGGTTCAAATGCGCCTGGAAGAGGAGCTCCTGCACATGCAGGACAAATTCCGAGTGGATTTAAGTGAACACCAG atAATTATTGAGCAGTTGGAACATGAGAGAAACATTCTGGCTGAGGCTATGGAAGAGAAAATGAGGGAACATCAGCATCTTCTCCAAGTGAAAATGGATCTGGGCATGGAGGTGGCAGCGTACAG GACTCTCCTGGAAAGTGAAAGAGTTGGTATGCAAGGTGTTCACAGGAGAATGACCCAACATCAAAGAGAGAGAATAATAG ATATCAAGGTGCCTGCCCAACACTACTCTCCAAGAACTTCAACCTTAACCTCAAGAAGACATACAGATATGCGGTATGCATCACCAACAAACCTGAGAAGACCACCTGTGACCTCTTCTGGGTCCATAAGTCCCTCCAGGGTAATTCCCATTTCAGTTGCAGGAAGGGCTCGGCATCAGAGTCCAGCATCCAGAAGGGATATGATCTCGTTCAACAAAGCTCGGGCTGCCGCTTCTGTGCCTACTACCAGTACCGAAATTGGccaggataaaaacaaaataagtaagCCTACACAGAAAATGGTAGCAGAGGAGAAAACCATGAGATTCAAACAGGTCCCTTATGAAAGCAAAGACAGTTTTTCACCAGAGACAAAGTCTGTAAGAGTGGTGTCACCCCCAGCAAAAAGTATTGCTCAAACTGTCACAGAAAGCAAAAGGCAGGTGTCcaatgagaaagagaaaggtTATGCTCAAGATGAGttcaaagacaaagagaagGCAGAACCtataattgaaaaaaagataCTGGACTCTGTATCTGTAGAAGAGATTATTGAGAAAGTGATCAAACCTGCAGGTTTAGAAGCCAAGGCATGTTCATCAAGAGACTCTAAGGTCAGGTATCACGTGGAGAAAAGTGAGCAGGAAGACGGCACCACTAAGACACAGATTGTGCTGGAGTCCAAATTTAAAGAAGAGATAGATGTTTCCGAGGACTCTGCCCTGGAGGAATTCCTGAGCCAGGGTGTGAAGAAGGTATCATTGGAGGACATAGAAGATACAGCAACAGGAAACATGATTAAGAACCTTTTAAGTAATCTTCAAGGGGGAGAAGACATGGAAAATAAGTCAGTCAATGTGGAAATTATTGAGGAACCCATTGAGTCTTTCAGTGATGAGGAGCttgaagctgaaataaaaagaaaatcaagttcTTATGAACCCTCAAGATATTTCCAAATTGAGGAGATGGAAAACATAACTCACgactctgaagaagaaaagagtgATGATAATGCCACAATAGCCTCCAAAAGAGGCACAAACCAGCCCAGTGGTGGATCTGTGCATGTTCAGGAGTTCTCTAGAGAAAACAAATCTCCTAATTTCTCCCGTGAGCAGGAGTTTCATGAGTACTTTGTGTCCACACCAGATGAAAACCTTTCTGAACCTGAAGATGGTGGAGGAATAATGTCATATGGCCATTATGGCATTGTAGATGATCTGTCTGATGAGAGGTATTACCAAGACGAAAGTCTTCCCCAAAGAAAAGTGATAGTAGAGGAAAGTGAGGAATACCAGTACAAGTCCAGCAATCACTCGTTCTCCAAGGAAAGTTTTCCAGAGTGTATAATTGAAGAAGAAGTTCGGGTATCGCCTATAGTGCAAGAATCCATGCTTGAGTTCCTGAGAGAGGATTCTTTGGAACCAAAAGAGCAGCTTAAGGGAGCCTTGGAGACACTACAGAGCTCAGTCTCTGGTCCCCTGAGGGAAGAGTTGGCTTTCCTCACAAGAGTGAGCAACGAAAGTCCAGAAAACGTGGCAATCAAAAAAGTCGAGCAGTCAAGTGATAATGGAACCATGACTATAGTTGCAGAGCTAAATGTCTCACAGACACTTGAAGACTCCGGGCTGTTGGAGGAAGGAGATGATATTTCCGAAGAGCAGATAATGAAAGCTCTCAGATCTTCCAACATGGATCTTGAAGAGGCCTTTCAAGGAGGAGCAGGTTCAGGGTACAGCATCAGAGTGTTCAAAGACGAGGCGGTCGCATATGCTGAGGGCTTTGAAGGCATTGGCAGCATAGAGGAATCTGCATCtaaaataattgagaaacacataaaactggGACCATCAGAAGAGTCATTCACCTTCCAGATGGAGGGGCAGGGTGACCATGCTGAGGAGAGCTCAGAGCAGTCCCAACTCTTCAAAAACCCAGAGAAGATTTCTACTGAAAAAAGAGTTGCAACAGTATACCTTGAAAGGCCCTTAGAAGACTGA
- the pgpep1l gene encoding pyroglutamyl-peptidase 1 isoform X1 — MSDREIVVVTGFGPFRQFLVNPSWITAQGLKLAGMGQRIDVYIKELPVSYSSTQRIIAELWQTLKPKFAVHLGIARGSSLVILEQTGKNSGYTTRDVCSCCPTDHCCFVGGPEKLDSVVNMRAISKHFKQAGIDVIHSRDAGRYLCDFAYYCSLYHGERRAAFIHIPSSGSLSSAERLVPLLQEIIVMMLDQLEEAKYHSET; from the exons ATGAGCGACAGAGAAATTGTTGTTGTTACAG GGTTTGGACCGTTCAGACAGTTCTTGGTGAACCCCAGCTGGATAACAGCCCAG GGATTAAAGTTGGCCGGGATGGGACAGCGCATCGATGTTTATATCAAGGAACTGCCAGTTAGCTACAGTTCAACCCAGAGGATTATTGCTGAGCTTTGGCAGACCCTTAAACCAaag TTTGCTGTTCACCTGGGCATAGCCAGAGGTTCCAGTCTTGTCATTTTGGAGCAAACTGGTAAGAACAGCGGATACACCACCCGAGACGTTTGCAGCTGCTGCCCCACAGATCACTGCTGCTTTGTAGGCGGCCCAGAGAAACTGGACTCCGTTGTTAATATGAGGGCCATCTCCAAGCACTTTAAGCAAGCAGGGATAGATGTGATTCATTCTAGAGATGCTGGCAG atacTTGTGTGATTTTGCTTATTACTGCTCACTGTATCATGGTGAGAGGAGAGCAGCTTTCATCCATATACCCTCATCTGGCAGCTTATCCTCGGCTGAGAGACTGGTACCTCTTCTGCAGGAAATAATTGTCATGATGCTTGATCAGCTGGAAGAAGCCAAATATCACTCGGAAACATAG